The DNA sequence ATGCATCtgtagaaaaattatttagctgtagcacaaaaaagaaatatctgCAGATTGTAGtggaaattaattttctctgTCTCGCTGATAAAGCTTGAGAATTGCCCGCCAttcttttttccaattaaTTTGGGAAATTTGTGTCCGGTATCTGATAGAATCAACGAGCTCATTTTGATgcaagaaatatttgaaatactAGTAGGAAAGCTAActaatttgcaattttcacaTTATGTGATGAGGTGAGGTGGTTGCAAAAGTTGTTATTCCATTATAACACTACCTCAGCGTTCATTGCGTCGACAATCCCTCACTAGAGTTTTTCAATATTGAAGTTGCATATCTCTGGTAATGACTTCATTTGGTGCATACATAGGTTAGCGAATGGTACCGATTTTTCATTAGACTCAGTACAATCTGTTCGCAGTCGACATGGCCTATTCTGTTCACGTACAAGTTTAAGTTCTAGATTAAGGAGAGAAAACGTAGCTTGTAGAATTCATAGCATCTATCTAAGCTAAAGGAACGACTTGTCCTTTTCTTGTCACGTAAAAATTTGCTTGTGTTTCaatgttttcaaagtttctGAGTTCTTTGTTCTCCTAATTAACAGTTCTCTTTACTATTCAGGGTTCTACCAAACCTCGCGGTGAACAGCATTGATTTTGTACTAAGCTAAGTTCTTGTTGATGGGCTTAACGTTAAGTAACGTAAATTTCGGGGTGGATAATTCGGGCTTTTCCTATTTTCTATTTGTTGTCATACCTATATCTATCTTACAGACAAAtgcatctttttttcattttattgcttcaTCGAAAGTATAATGTTCTAGTTCTAACTATTTACTAAGGATTTTGACTTTCCACACCTTCATTATTTACAACGTATTTATGACCGAACTATTGATTTGATGCGTCTCACTTGAGAGCCTCTTTTTGGTTTGGCGAAGTTCTTATTTAACTCTCCTTGGTGTTTACCTTCTTTAACCATGAATCTAATGTTAGAACTGGCGAGGCAGGCTGGTCAGTCCTTGAATGGAACGCGTTAGTTCTGCTGAACGTGAATTGGCTACACTCTGTAGAGAATAACTATAGCGGCTCCATCAATTCGACAGAAACGACGCGTTAGATTTGCGAATTGGCTGATCCAGCTGACCAATGTCAAGTGCCCTTAGATCCCGTGGATTAAAACTGGAAGGACTTCTTTTTGTAAGGGATCCCGTTATTTCATTGGCTTATGAATTGCATGATTACCGACTGATTATATAGACTTCACAAAAAACGAGGAGAAAGAGTTAAAACACTTTGTAAAGCAAAATAAAGAGTGCCACAGGAAAGAATTGCCCAATAGCTTTCGTTTGAATCGTTACACTTCAGAATTTTACCCCCAGACTCAAACGTGAAAGCCACCAACTAGCATAACATAATTAACAGAACCACAGGAAAGTACTACTCCgaagctttcatttgaatggtcacTTTGCGAACTCGAAATTATAGTTTATCGAAACCTTCCGAAAAAGCGGCCGAGtccatttttctcttcttttgccGGGTTGTGGAGTCAAAGATTCGAGTCCCTACAGATAACTTTGCTTTCACAGAACCATCTCGCTCAACACTTATGTGGTGTAAATCTTTCTAAGTAAACTTGCACTTGTCAATAGTTTCGAAGCCATGGATCAAATTATTGGCCCCTTTccatttttccaaattttagaAAGTTTGGAAGTTATTGAACTTTCAGTAATGCCATGTGTTCGTTCTAGATATGTTTCCTAAGTGTGCGGCTGTGCTTTTTACAATGTTTTAAAACGGCCGGTATAATTTCAGTGCCACACGAATCATGGATGAATTACTGCGTTAAATACAGAAGAGATAAAtcgcacaaaataaaagggaAAAGAGATCCCAGTATGGTTAAACATTTAGGAACTGCTTTTGAGTGCGAATTGTGTTTCTACTTGAAATTTGTATTCCCTGTTTAATATCTGGGTAAACTCAAAGATTAATGGATTAAATGATTTCTGATGAAGAGATGCTtccaaaaacaaagagaacaaatGGATCTTGATAGAAGCatgttttgcaagtttttgttaaacaaagagaaacaacaaGGGTAGCAGGTGTCTCGCAGGCCTCATGGACAAAAAAGACTGTTGTTTGAAGCTAAGAGTCATTGACAAATGAACAGTgggttttctttgtttgtaagCATAATTTAGTTTCCAAAGATAATCAAATGACTAGAAATAGAACAATCTCAACTTCATTCTCTTTATTTATCCTAATGAAGTGAAGTGACTGTTTTTATGGGTACCATCTGTTGACATGATTGGAGTTCACGAAATCTCAGAGGAGATAGGTTTTGTCGTCTAGAATCTTCCTCAACCAGATGATAAATCAAAACTTGGAAACAAGTTTTGCCGTTGTTATCTTTTCGAGCAGATTCATGGTCCAggataaatttgaaagctttctttatcttattttattattctttgttttcaacaaaatgtcCTCTCTACTGTTTATTCAAAACGAAGCAAGGACAATTTTTTATATAGTATTCATCCCTGTAAAAGACTAACTCTTCGGTAAAACGAGACCTCGGTTTTTCTCGGAAGACCCGAAGCTTTCGATGATATTTTTTCACTTAATAGTCCGCATGGAAAGGTAATGACACTTTATTTAACAGGAAAAAAGGATGTTGCTCAAGATTTCTGCCTTTTGGCTTAAACTTcaaattgtcccagcatttgTAGCAGCAAAACTGAGGCATCGTTTGCTGGTGCCAATCGGCTTTCGAAGTACTGTAAACAGACTACAGAATGAGCGGATCATTGTAGTTAAACAAATTCCTTTTAAGAAATGGAGAGTATGTGATTCATCATTTCTTCGAATTCGAGGCTTACTTTATAAACGTTTTCAACAGTAGGTTTATCACTAAAACTACCACCAGCATACAATTATAAAACTATTTAACTGCAAGTATATCTCATAGAATTTCCTGCACCTTTTCAAGttacaaacaaaaggaaaattctaACTACTGTCTCTCATTCCTTTCGAAGAAAGTGTCTTTTATTGAAGTTTTCGACgaaaatgtttgttgttttttttttgttggtttgttgttgtttttttgttctccTGAATAAAGTGTAGTTCACATTTGTAACTTAAGCGAGGTAATCGTTATCTAAACCGTAACCGTAAGAGAGATAGGTCAAAGTGAGAATCAGTACGGGGTAAAGAAAACGCAAGTCTATCTTCTGGGTGGATTTTGTCGGtgcatttaaattttcaagatggcgggaGATGGACATGAAAGCTATGTTCCCGTTCTGCTCTTTTTGGTCTTCGttttaataacaatttaatgGTATGGATTACTAGAGGCATAGCTGCGTGCACCCAGGCACTAGTTATAAATAACAAGGATAACGCAGGCTGTAAGATTTCACGCATGCGCTTTAGAGCCTTAACGGCGATTTGTGACTGAACGTGGAAAACGAAGCCCAATTTATAACCCAGGCCTCCCACGGAATACCTGGGTAATTATCCTAAATCCTTTAAAACTGCAGAGATCTCAAATAAATACTCAtcaacaaactgaaaattttatcGACATGTTGAACAACGCAAATGGTGAGAAATTCAGCTCTAGGTTAAGTGCACATGCAGAAATTAAACTAATTACCAAGAGAGCATTACTTCTGGATGTGGTACCAGGGTGCGCACGGAGCGGTGTTCTCGAGATTTCGGCCTGctggtcgcttttgtgagttgCAGATACCTATCGCCAGACAGTGAGGGACAGAAAGGTCGGCCCCTATAGTACATGTGACATATCCCTTTCATTCACGCAGTTCGTGTTCGGGTCTCGTTCAAGCTTTTGTGTTGAACTTCTCTCGTTTGCTTGTAAAAGTTAagagtttcttgtttttcttgttcagAAAACTTTAACCATTACGAGATAAAGGGAATTGAACTGTTAAgtaaactttatttatttcttgacAGCTGTTGCCTCTTGATGGAAACATTTTAACTACATCTCAATTCCAATATCCTCGACTTTGTGTTATTCTGCTATCAATGAAGGCAAGTAGTTCCTAATTCTGACATGAAAGATGTCTTctagactttttttttgtcgcgtgaagttttattttgttctcgTTCCGTTCGTCCTGGATCTTTTCGTGGTCGGCTGATATCCTTATTTGCGTCCGTGTCGCTTGAAATGCTCTGAAAGAATGTAAAGTTCACGTTACATTGATTTCCAATTAGATCATTAATTGGTTTAAGGTGATTCATCATATCATCTCTGATTGAAAaggttaaattatttttttattcgtTTGCTTGACGTTAAGATTCGTTGTCTTCATGATAACATTTCAATCGTTTTGCTCCAACAGTAAGCATGTATTCTGAACTGAATATAAtttaatggcaaataaaaCGCGTCAGTTCTGCCGAACTGAGAGAGCTGCGCATGACCAAATTGTTTACCCTTCCAGAAAAGGGTCAGTTTGGCCGGAAACAGCTTTCAGTTCGGCAGAAATGATGCGTTTTATCTGCGAATTAACTGGCTGATGCAGCCTGCATTTCCGACAAACAGTAAGTGCCCCTTGTCCCCTTACTGGTGGTGCAGTAGTTGTGATTGCAAAGGTACAGCTTCGATTTTCGAACAGTGTTTTCCGATCTTTTTTCGAGTATGCCCGAACTACTATACTATCAACTGATTGTACTCTTCATTGATCTCATAATTgtgaggaaaataatcatACTTTACCGGCTTGTAGTTCTGATGGCGGAGGAGGAGCAGCGAATATGCCTCGCATTCCTGACAGAGGAGAGGCAGCCAAATTGAATTTTCGTCCAGACGGGGGAGGGGCAACTACATTGTCTCTGAGTCCTGGTGGGGGAGGGGCAAATACACTTTCTCTGTTGAAGTTCAACCGTGAGAATCGCCTCATTTCCGCCGTATTCAAGTTAGGATTGTCGATCCACTGTGGAATCTGTTTCCTCTGTTTATTGGCAATCACCTCTCTGCCGCCTCGGAGGAAGGATTCTCCGTTTTCAACTGTTACACACATTAATACAAGAAGAACTTGTATCGTAGCTATCGCCTTATGCATGATTAACAGGCAATAAGTTTCACCCCTGCGAAATAAAGGAGATATAAATTCTAGATCGTTATGGGGACTGTGATGTGATATGACATTTACGAGAAATTATGCAGTATAATTATAGTTAAGCATCGCTTAACGCTTGGgcaaattgtctttttttgagTTCACAGACTTACTATTCCTGTCCTTTCCAAGTAATATCAAATGCTTAATTGTGCAAAGGAAGAAATTAACCGCCATAGTAAGCAAACTTAGCTTACTCAACTTAGCAGCACTATGAACTATGCTGCAGAATGTCTTTCGAGCGTTCAAACGTTCGGCGAATACTATAATTACTGGTCCATACCCAACTGATTTGCCCCCTgtcagttgggattcttaacatCTTTAGCTTGTTTGAGTCATTTGGTTTCCTTGAGACTATTTCAGTGGAGTTGTATGAGCTTATTTCATTTCCATTATAAACAGGGCATTTTCGTGCTACATTTACTATTATGCAGAATTATTATACTTGATTATTAGACAAAACACACTAGTATTTAGCAAGTAACTTTCCAAGCTTACCACCAATTGAGAGTTTCTAAGCACAGAGTAGGGTATGCGTCTTTGAGATGACTGCAAGTGCCGTACCAGAATAGCTCGCAGCTTTTTCAACGAAACCAAGCGGATGCGCAGTGAAAGACTTGGTTTTTGCTTGATAAGAACACAAAGGAATCTTGCATTTAGGTTAAAGTCAAAGAAACGCATTTATCGCCGatagtgtttctttttttctttttttctttttttgagtgTCGAATGGAGACACGCTTGAGGAGAAGACGTCCTCTAAGTAATATTGAAAGGAGGTGATTCACACCTACAGTCTTTTATTTGAAAGAAGTAGCCAATATCAGTATTCACTTTTAGGGAAGTGTGTAGTTAGAGTCAAGTTTGAAATCAGTT is a window from the Acropora palmata chromosome 14, jaAcrPala1.3, whole genome shotgun sequence genome containing:
- the LOC141866793 gene encoding uncharacterized protein LOC141866793 produces the protein MHKAIATIQVLLVLMCVTVENGESFLRGGREVIANKQRKQIPQWIDNPNLNTAEMRRFSRLNFNRESVFAPPPPGLRDNVVAPPPSGRKFNLAASPLSGMRGIFAAPPPPSELQAEHFKRHGRK